AAGCCCGACGCTACGATTGTTCATAGCCACTTTAGTGGCGTAAACAAAGACCTGACTAAAGTCAGTGAGAACACTTTTTTACTAATGGGTTTCACAGCATCTTCAGAGGCATGAGGATTGAGTTAAGCCAGAGCACAAACGAACAAACAGACAAACGAACAAACTGTCTTATGCGTGGCTCCCGCTGCCCGGCATTCTGGAATTGTAAAAAATAAACAGAAGATAGCCAAATGCGGCCAAGATGAGAGCAGCCACCGCAAGGATTTTTAGAGGAACAGTGTCCATTTTCCTGGTTAGTCTTTCCAGGGTAATCCCTGAAAAGCCGAGAGCAGTCAAGACCAGAAGAAATCCAACATAATTTAAAGACGGAATTAACGAGAAGATGCAGGAGCCTATTCCGGCGATTAATCCCAGAAGGGCAAATAATAAATTTGAAAAATTGATCTTAGCCGGAAAATAGGGAAGAGCCAGCACATTGGAATAGCCGCAGCGCAGACAAAAAGTCTTCCCTTCAGCTATCTCTTCTCCACAAAAAGGACAGAGGCTCATAAAAACCTCCTTCCGATTAAGGTATTCATATTCCAAACGTGCCCGTCAGGTCCCCTGACCTGACGGAAAAAGTCTCTAATACTTGAGAGACTTCTCCTCTATAAGTATATCATAAAAATATTTTTTGGCAAGAGGAATTTTACTTTTCCCCCTCTCCTTTCTTAGGAGAGGGCAGGGAGAGGTTTCCATGGTAGGTCAGACATTCCTGTCCTACGGACCCGTTCCAGGGTCTGACTTTTTTTGTAGCGGAGGGCTTTAGCCCTCCATTGTTTTTTTCGTAGTGTGAGGCTTTTAGCCTCGCTTAATAGCTCGTAGGGGCAACCCCCTGTGGTTGTCCTTCTTTTCGCTATTGTGGAAGAGCAGATATGCATTGCAATGTGCCTCTACAACTGTCAGGTGATGACATCTGACAGCACTTGGAGTTCATTGAATCTCTGTTTAATCTGTTCAATCGGCTGTGGCTTTTCTCAGCTGATGTGGTGTCAAGAGTTACCTCCTGATACCAGATAAGGTTTTCAAACAATCAGAAGATAATACCTCACAGCTGATTAGTTTGATTAAGCTGATAAATCTGCTCTGAATTTCGCTTTAATCGGTTTAATCAGACGTGAATTTTCTCCTTTTTCTGTTGATAAATCTTTACTCACTCAATATATTATACCGTCTTTTTTTGTCAAAGTAAATTTTATGAAAGAGCTTAAAGAAATACTCACTTTAGCCCGGTCGATTGGACCCAAACGAATTGCTGTGGCTAAGGCAGAGGATGAGGAGGTCTTCTTGGCTCTGGATCAGGCTCGCAGAGAAAAGATCGTTCAAGGGATTTTGGTTGGGTCTAAAGAAAAGATAAAGGCGTTGGCTGAAAAGAACAGAATTGACCTGTCTGAATATGAACTGATCGAGGAAAACGATCCGTTACAGGCTACACTTATCTGCACTCAACTGATCAATCAGGGAAAAGCAGATGTGATGATGAAAGGGTTTTTGGATACCGGTATTTTTATGAAAGGGATTTTGGACCGGGAAAAGGGATTGTCTACCGGGAAGCTTCTGACACACGTGGCTGTTTTTGAGATACCGGATTTTCCCAGGCTTCTGCTTTTGACTGATGCGGCTATAAATATCGCCCCGACTCTTTCGGAAAAAGCCCAGATCATTCAAAATGCAGTGGATTTAGCTTTATGCCTGGGTATTGAAAATCCGAATGTGGCCTGTATAGCGGCGACGGAAAAAGTCAACCCGGAAAAGATGCCGGCAACTGTGGATGCGGCCTGTCTTTCGATGATGGCAAAAAGAGGTCAGATTAAAGGCGGAATGGTAGATGGTCCATTTGGTTTGGACAATGCCGTTTCGGAGAAATCTGCTAAGATAAAAGGGGTGAAAAGCCCAATTGCGGGAAAGGCAGATATACTTCTTTGTCCTGATATTGAAACCGGTAATGTGATTTACAAAACCTTGATTGAATTTGCCAAAGCCAAATGTGCGGCTATAGTCCTGGGCACAAAAGCACCAGTGGTTTTGACGTCGAGAGCGGATTCTCATGAGACCAAGTTCATGTCGATTGCGTTGGGAGTAGCAAGTAGTAGACAGTAGACAGCATACAGTAGACAGGGAAATGGAATACAAAAGTCATACTCGAACTTTGGAATATTTGGATGAAGTCAGATCCTACAATTTACGACCTATAACCTAATCCGAAGGAGGTATTATGCCGTTTGAAAAAGCAGAAAAGATCTGGATGAACGGAAAAATGGTGAACTGGGATGATGCTAAAATTCATGTACTCTCCCATGTGGTGCACTACGGCTCCAGCGTTTTCGAGGGGGCAAGATGTTATAAATCCAAAAAGGGACCGGCTATTTTCAGGTTAAAAGAGCACACGGACAGGCTTTTCAATTCTGCCAAGATCTACCGGATGAAGATTCCTTACACCAAGGAGGAAATCAACCAGGCAATCATCGATCTGATAAAGATCAATAAAATGGATGAATGTTACATCCGTCCGGTAGTCTATCGAGGTTACGAACAATTAGGGGTTGACCCGACCGGCTGTCCTATCGACGTGGCTATTGCGGTGATGAGATGGGGTAAATATCTGGGCATTGATTCCCTGGAAAATGGCGTACCGGTATGCGTATCCTCCTGGAACCGGATGGCACCCAATACTTTTCCGGCGATGGCTAAGAGCGGTGCCAATTATATGAACTCCCAGTTGATAAAATTGGAAGCCAAAGAACACGGATATGTCGAGGGCATTGCCCTGGACGTTTTCGGTCATGTCAGCGAGGGGAGCGGAGAGAATATCTTCATAGTCAGAGATGGTGCCCTGATAACCCCGCCTTTTGGCGCCTCCATACTTCCCGGAATCATTCGCAACTCGGTGATCTGTTTAGCCCAGGAGTTAGGGTTAAAACTTATCGAGGAGAACATCCCGCGTGAGGCGCTCTATATCGCAGACGAAGTCTTCTTCACCGGCAGCGCGGCGGAGATAACGCCGATAAGCTCAATCGATAAAATAGTCATCGGCACGGGTAAACGCGGTCCGATAACTGCAAAATTGCAGGAGAGATTCTTCCAGATTGTTTCAGGTGAGATAGAGGATAAATACGGCTGGCTTACCATTGTGAAGTAATGAGAAAACGTTGGATAGATTTTCTTTGAGGTAAGAGATGATAAGAAGTTTTAAAGAGCTTCTGGGTTCCATCAAAAACAAAGAGAAAAAGATTCTGGCCATTGCCGGGGCTGAGAGCGAGGAGATAATCGAGGCTGCCAAGATCGCTACTGAGGAGAAGATCATCTCACCTATCCTGATAGGAGATCCGGCTAAAATTGAGACTCTATGCGGAAAGCTAAATTTTGATTTTAAAAGTATTGAGATTCTGGGAGAAAAAGAGCCTCAAAGGTGCGCTTCTTTAGCCGTGGAGCTGGTCAAACAGAAGAAAGCAGATATGCTGATGAAAGGAAAAGTCGATACCCCTACTCTCTTGCGGGCAGTTCTGGACAAGGAGAAGGGTTTGAAAGGCGGGAAGCTTTTCAGTCACGTGGCAGTGGTAGAGGTGGAAAGATACCAGAAGCTTATGCTTTTGACTGATGGGGGAATAAACATCGCTCCGGATATCATGAAGAAAATCGAGATTTTGAAAAATGCAGTTCAGACGGCTAAGAAATTGGAGATAGAGATGCCAAAAGCCGCCTGCCTGGCAGCAGTGGAGTTAGTGAATCCGGATATGCCGGAGACTATCGATGCCTCCATAATCTCCAAGATGGCTGAAAGAGGTGAAATAAAGGACGTTATTGTGGATGGACCCGTGGCTTTCGATGTGGCTATAGACTCAAACTCTGCCCGGACCAAAGGGATAATCTCTCCGGTTTCAGGTGAGGCTGACATCTTTCTGTGCCCGAATATCTCCTCCTGCAACATCCTGGTCAAAGGGTTGATCTACTTAGCTGGAGCCAAAGTGGGAGGCATAGTGGTAGGTGGAGGAGCTCCGATAGTCCTGCTCTCCCGCTCAGACTCTGCGGAGATCAAACTTCTGTCTATGGCTTTAGGTGCTGCGGTTTGCTGAATATTTTGTCCTCTCAGATGAAAATTTATGCGGATGAAACTGAGGAGAGAGTTTTATAATCGACCAACTCTAAAGGTAGCAAAAGAACTATTAGGCAAATATCTGGTGGTAAACATAAACGGCAAAAAACTTTCCGGGAAAATCGTTGAGACTGAGGCCTATCGTGGGCCTTATGATCCGGCTTCGCATGCTTATGGAGGGATGACTCCCAGAAACAGGATTATGTTCGGTGAACCGGGACATGCTTACGTTTATTTTACTTACGGTATGTATTACTGTCTGAATGTCATAACCGAAAGAAAAGGGGTTCCAGCTGCGGTCCTGATTAGAGCATTGGAGCCGAAGGAAGGAATCGTGATAATGAAGCGCAGAAGGAAAAAAGAAAAACCTGAAGACCTAACCAGCGGGCCGGGAAAACTTTGCCAGGCTATGGGAATTAATAAAACCTTATACGGTGCAGACCTTACCGGCCAGACTATTTATGTTGAGGACAGAGGTGAAAAGACAGGCAAGATAATTTCCACTAACCGGATTGGTATTGATGAGGGTAAAGAGAAAAAATGGAGGTTTTACTTAAGAGATAATAGATTTGTTTCGAGAAAATAAAACCGTGGTAGGTCAGACATTCTTGTCTGACCATGAGGAACAGGCAGGAATGCCTGTTCTACCGAGGAGTATGAAGTCACTGCGAGTCCCCGTAGGGGGCGAAGTCCCGCTTTTAGCGGGGTTTCGTCGTCCAGAAGAACTCCTCGCAATGACTGGCAGATAAAACGAAGAGAGGGCGTGCTGGAGTGCTGTCAGGTGTTACCACCTGACAGCAGATGGACAGCCACAACTTATGAACCAATTTGTATATTATCTGATAATAACTCCACCTTTGCTTTTTGCAATTACCTTTCATGAGTTTTCTCATGCCTGGATGGCTAACCGCAAAGGAGACCCGACTGCTAAATATGCCGGCAGGCTGACTTTAAACCCGCTTGCACATATCGACATAATCGGGTTGCTGCTTCTTTATTTTTACGGTTTTGGCTGGGCAAAGCCGGTACCGGTTAACCCTTTCAATTTTAAAAACCCGCAGAAAGACGAGCTCTGGGTCTCCTTAGCCGGCCCCGGCTCTAATATGATTTTAGCTTTGGTTTTCGGAATCATCTTCAGGCTGCTGATCAGCTCTAACCCGTTCGGCTCTGAAGTTTCTACTCACCAGCTTTTTCTGATAATGTTAATTAAGGGGA
This sequence is a window from Candidatus Zixiibacteriota bacterium. Protein-coding genes within it:
- a CDS encoding zinc ribbon domain-containing protein — translated: MSLCPFCGEEIAEGKTFCLRCGYSNVLALPYFPAKINFSNLLFALLGLIAGIGSCIFSLIPSLNYVGFLLVLTALGFSGITLERLTRKMDTVPLKILAVAALILAAFGYLLFIFYNSRMPGSGSHA
- a CDS encoding phosphate butyryltransferase; the encoded protein is MKELKEILTLARSIGPKRIAVAKAEDEEVFLALDQARREKIVQGILVGSKEKIKALAEKNRIDLSEYELIEENDPLQATLICTQLINQGKADVMMKGFLDTGIFMKGILDREKGLSTGKLLTHVAVFEIPDFPRLLLLTDAAINIAPTLSEKAQIIQNAVDLALCLGIENPNVACIAATEKVNPEKMPATVDAACLSMMAKRGQIKGGMVDGPFGLDNAVSEKSAKIKGVKSPIAGKADILLCPDIETGNVIYKTLIEFAKAKCAAIVLGTKAPVVLTSRADSHETKFMSIALGVASSRQ
- a CDS encoding branched-chain amino acid transaminase; this encodes MPFEKAEKIWMNGKMVNWDDAKIHVLSHVVHYGSSVFEGARCYKSKKGPAIFRLKEHTDRLFNSAKIYRMKIPYTKEEINQAIIDLIKINKMDECYIRPVVYRGYEQLGVDPTGCPIDVAIAVMRWGKYLGIDSLENGVPVCVSSWNRMAPNTFPAMAKSGANYMNSQLIKLEAKEHGYVEGIALDVFGHVSEGSGENIFIVRDGALITPPFGASILPGIIRNSVICLAQELGLKLIEENIPREALYIADEVFFTGSAAEITPISSIDKIVIGTGKRGPITAKLQERFFQIVSGEIEDKYGWLTIVK
- a CDS encoding bifunctional enoyl-CoA hydratase/phosphate acetyltransferase; the encoded protein is MIRSFKELLGSIKNKEKKILAIAGAESEEIIEAAKIATEEKIISPILIGDPAKIETLCGKLNFDFKSIEILGEKEPQRCASLAVELVKQKKADMLMKGKVDTPTLLRAVLDKEKGLKGGKLFSHVAVVEVERYQKLMLLTDGGINIAPDIMKKIEILKNAVQTAKKLEIEMPKAACLAAVELVNPDMPETIDASIISKMAERGEIKDVIVDGPVAFDVAIDSNSARTKGIISPVSGEADIFLCPNISSCNILVKGLIYLAGAKVGGIVVGGGAPIVLLSRSDSAEIKLLSMALGAAVC
- a CDS encoding DNA-3-methyladenine glycosylase translates to MKLRREFYNRPTLKVAKELLGKYLVVNINGKKLSGKIVETEAYRGPYDPASHAYGGMTPRNRIMFGEPGHAYVYFTYGMYYCLNVITERKGVPAAVLIRALEPKEGIVIMKRRRKKEKPEDLTSGPGKLCQAMGINKTLYGADLTGQTIYVEDRGEKTGKIISTNRIGIDEGKEKKWRFYLRDNRFVSRK
- a CDS encoding site-2 protease family protein, whose protein sequence is MNQFVYYLIITPPLLFAITFHEFSHAWMANRKGDPTAKYAGRLTLNPLAHIDIIGLLLLYFYGFGWAKPVPVNPFNFKNPQKDELWVSLAGPGSNMILALVFGIIFRLLISSNPFGSEVSTHQLFLIMLIKGIQLNLVLAVFNLIPVNPLDGSHILSGILPLRYQGQLHQIQRYSFYVLLGVIVLDYFLNLGILWAIFKPFIFFFGTLFAGPEFIRFI